A part of Paraburkholderia azotifigens genomic DNA contains:
- a CDS encoding amino acid ABC transporter permease: MTEHFLIVWQQRADVLSGLLDTLGLLAVAAVASLVLGALLTPALMSKRPAIARLATLYVDAMRCAPFLLFVYLIYFGLPTAGIRLSNWWAGAIALILYNTAYMAELLRGAWAGLPTPMIEAARAYGFHGFSLVRRIILPQVFTVALPMIGNQLVQIVKDSAFLTVIAVGELTHQMNGIQATYFIPFAAFVTAVLLYWAICLVIESGSGLLSRFAEERRA; the protein is encoded by the coding sequence ATGACGGAGCACTTCCTGATCGTCTGGCAACAGCGCGCGGACGTGCTGTCCGGCCTGCTCGACACACTCGGTCTGCTTGCGGTGGCGGCGGTCGCCTCGCTCGTGCTCGGCGCGCTGCTGACGCCCGCGTTGATGTCGAAACGCCCCGCAATCGCGCGGCTCGCGACGCTCTATGTCGACGCGATGCGCTGCGCGCCCTTCCTGCTGTTCGTCTATCTGATCTATTTCGGCCTGCCCACGGCGGGCATTCGTCTGTCGAACTGGTGGGCCGGCGCCATCGCGCTGATTCTCTACAACACCGCCTACATGGCCGAGCTATTACGCGGTGCGTGGGCCGGTCTGCCCACGCCGATGATCGAAGCCGCGCGCGCCTATGGCTTTCATGGCTTCAGTCTGGTTCGCCGGATCATCCTGCCGCAGGTCTTCACCGTCGCCTTGCCGATGATCGGCAATCAGCTCGTGCAGATCGTCAAGGACAGCGCGTTTCTCACGGTCATCGCAGTCGGCGAACTCACGCATCAGATGAACGGCATTCAGGCAACCTATTTCATTCCGTTTGCCGCGTTCGTCACGGCTGTGCTGCTGTACTGGGCCATCTGCCTCGTGATCGAAAGCGGCAGCGGCTTACTCTCGAGATTTGCCGAGGAACGCAGAGCATGA
- a CDS encoding amidase, translated as MQNDLLQPGLHGAFVADGFDALPAAARPPRSGDKLAGLRIAVKDVFDISGLRTGSGNLAWRDEQPVAARTALAVRALLEEGAQWIGKTVTDELTYSLAGVNAHYGTPVNPADPARIPGGSSSGSVVAVAAEHADIALGTDCGGSVRLPASYCGVWGMRPTHGRIAADGCLTLAHSFDTVGWFARDARRLADVFEVLARSIVMERDEPFGPHVPRNLLACVDAPVLARFEASLPALGDAVTFVEPKASLADWAQAFRVLQAAEIAQRYGAWAHEHAASFGPDVGARFAMSRTITREQVADAQRVRIEAIRTMADALPQGTYWLVPTVPGIAPRADASAEAVDHARTRSQQMLCVAGLAGLPQVSMPWTSFEGAPVGLSLIGARGSDEGVLRAARAVHEAMR; from the coding sequence ATGCAAAACGATCTGCTGCAACCGGGGCTGCACGGGGCCTTCGTTGCCGACGGCTTCGATGCGTTGCCTGCCGCCGCGCGTCCGCCGCGCTCGGGCGACAAACTCGCGGGCCTGCGCATCGCGGTGAAGGACGTGTTCGATATCTCCGGGCTTCGTACGGGCAGCGGCAATCTTGCGTGGCGCGACGAACAGCCGGTCGCCGCCAGGACGGCGCTGGCTGTTCGCGCGTTGCTCGAAGAAGGCGCGCAATGGATCGGTAAAACGGTCACCGATGAACTGACCTACAGCCTCGCCGGCGTGAACGCGCACTATGGCACGCCCGTCAATCCCGCCGATCCCGCACGCATTCCGGGCGGATCGTCGTCGGGATCGGTGGTGGCCGTGGCGGCGGAGCACGCGGACATCGCGCTCGGCACCGATTGCGGCGGCTCGGTGCGGTTGCCGGCGAGCTATTGCGGCGTGTGGGGCATGCGGCCCACACACGGGCGCATCGCGGCGGACGGCTGTCTCACGCTTGCGCACAGCTTCGACACGGTCGGCTGGTTTGCGAGGGACGCTCGCAGGCTCGCCGATGTGTTCGAAGTGCTGGCGCGCAGCATCGTCATGGAGCGCGACGAACCGTTCGGCCCGCACGTGCCGCGCAACCTGCTTGCCTGCGTCGATGCGCCGGTGTTGGCGCGCTTCGAAGCATCGCTGCCGGCACTCGGCGACGCGGTGACGTTCGTCGAGCCCAAGGCGTCGCTTGCCGATTGGGCTCAGGCGTTTCGCGTGCTGCAAGCGGCGGAAATCGCGCAACGCTATGGCGCATGGGCGCACGAGCACGCCGCGAGCTTTGGGCCCGACGTCGGCGCGCGCTTTGCGATGAGCCGGACCATCACCCGCGAACAGGTCGCCGACGCGCAGCGCGTTCGCATCGAAGCGATCCGCACGATGGCCGATGCGCTGCCGCAAGGCACGTACTGGCTCGTGCCGACCGTGCCGGGCATCGCGCCCCGCGCGGATGCTTCAGCGGAAGCAGTCGATCACGCGCGCACGCGCTCGCAGCAGATGCTGTGCGTCGCGGGCCTCGCAGGCCTGCCGCAAGTAAGCATGCCGTGGACGAGTTTCGAGGGCGCGCCCGTCGGCTTGTCGCTGATCGGCGCGCGCGGCTCGGACGAAGGTGTGCTGCGCGCCGCACGCGCGGTGCACGAAGCCATGCGGTAG
- a CDS encoding amino acid ABC transporter ATP-binding protein codes for MNISNDVPPTIMRAADAAGPSSSLSGEAARPGTETVLQLNGISKSFGENKVLRDVSLTVHKGETVCLLGPSGCGKSTLLRCVNWLEIPDAGTVHVSNRRMGVREGSSIKMSDAELARSRARIGMVFQHFALWPHLTVLQNVMEAPLHVLGRSRDEVRAEAERLLERVGLAGKMDAFPSRLSGGQKQRVGIARALAIKPDILLFDEPTSALDPMLVGEVLHVMRSLAQEGATMVIVTHEMEFARQVASRVVFMDAGQIVESAPPEQFFSAPQTPRARQFLARFRAPHHTADDWSETSKLA; via the coding sequence ATGAACATTTCGAACGACGTCCCGCCCACCATCATGCGCGCAGCCGATGCAGCCGGGCCATCGTCCAGCCTTTCCGGCGAAGCGGCGCGGCCAGGCACCGAAACAGTCCTGCAACTCAACGGCATCTCGAAGTCGTTCGGCGAGAACAAAGTGCTGCGCGACGTGTCGCTCACCGTGCACAAGGGCGAGACCGTGTGCCTGCTCGGACCGTCGGGTTGCGGCAAGTCGACGCTGCTGCGCTGTGTGAACTGGCTTGAAATTCCCGACGCGGGCACGGTCCATGTGTCGAACCGGCGCATGGGTGTGCGCGAAGGTTCGTCCATCAAGATGAGCGACGCCGAACTCGCGCGTTCGCGTGCGCGCATCGGCATGGTGTTTCAACACTTCGCGCTGTGGCCGCATCTGACGGTACTGCAGAACGTGATGGAAGCGCCCTTGCATGTTCTCGGTCGATCGCGCGACGAAGTGCGTGCGGAAGCGGAACGGCTGCTGGAGCGCGTCGGTCTCGCGGGCAAGATGGATGCGTTTCCGTCGCGGCTGTCGGGCGGGCAGAAGCAGCGCGTGGGCATCGCGCGCGCGCTCGCGATAAAGCCCGACATCCTGCTGTTCGACGAACCCACCAGCGCGCTCGACCCGATGCTCGTCGGCGAAGTGCTGCACGTGATGCGCTCGCTCGCGCAAGAAGGAGCGACCATGGTGATCGTCACGCACGAGATGGAGTTCGCGCGCCAGGTGGCAAGCCGGGTCGTGTTCATGGATGCGGGCCAGATCGTCGAGAGCGCGCCGCCCGAGCAGTTCTTCAGCGCGCCGCAAACGCCGCGCGCGCGGCAGTTTCTTGCACGTTTTCGCGCGCCGCATCACACAGCCGACGACTGGAGCGAGACCTCGAAGCTCGCCTGA
- a CDS encoding phytanoyl-CoA dioxygenase family protein, which yields MTKHLSEAQIAHFKQHGYVYPMRAISAEEAAEYRRIVEQYEASSGEDVNKTLKIKGHLALPAIVELARHPVILDAVEDLIGPDIMLFGASIFAKNGRDPRYVSWHQDSTYFGLTPHEEVTVWVALTPANSINGVLRVLPGSHSGPDLKHVETYAKDNMLAKGQTLVGIDENLAVEMPLQPGEFSMHHERTAHSSLPNRSDDRRIGFAFFYVPAHVRSASGRRRATLVRGVDRFDHWDADTLPEYDCDPRSMSELAQTWGEYKDGEVKQAADMAAPQ from the coding sequence ATGACGAAGCACTTGAGCGAAGCGCAGATCGCGCACTTCAAACAGCACGGCTATGTCTACCCGATGCGCGCGATCAGCGCGGAAGAGGCCGCGGAATATCGACGCATCGTCGAGCAATACGAGGCGTCTTCCGGCGAGGACGTCAACAAGACTCTGAAAATCAAGGGTCATCTGGCGCTGCCCGCTATCGTCGAGCTCGCGCGTCATCCCGTCATTCTCGATGCTGTCGAAGATCTCATTGGGCCGGACATCATGTTGTTCGGCGCGTCCATCTTCGCAAAGAACGGACGCGATCCGCGTTATGTGTCGTGGCATCAGGACTCGACCTATTTTGGGCTCACGCCGCATGAGGAAGTGACGGTGTGGGTCGCGCTCACACCCGCGAATTCGATCAACGGTGTGCTGCGCGTGCTGCCCGGTTCACACAGCGGCCCTGATCTGAAGCACGTCGAAACCTACGCAAAGGACAACATGCTCGCGAAAGGGCAGACGCTTGTCGGTATCGACGAGAACCTCGCCGTCGAAATGCCGCTGCAGCCGGGTGAATTTTCGATGCATCACGAACGCACCGCGCACAGCTCGCTGCCGAATCGTTCGGATGACAGGCGTATCGGCTTCGCATTCTTCTACGTGCCGGCGCATGTCCGCTCGGCCTCGGGCCGGCGTCGCGCGACGCTCGTGCGCGGCGTCGACCGCTTTGATCACTGGGACGCCGACACGCTGCCCGAATACGATTGCGATCCACGCTCGATGAGCGAACTCGCGCAAACGTGGGGCGAATATAAGGACGGTGAAGTGAAGCAGGCAGCGGACATGGCCGCGCCGCAATGA
- a CDS encoding amino acid ABC transporter permease, with amino-acid sequence MNAFDYWSIAQGALATVVLSVVSIVLGVPLGLGLALIRWARVPFLNRIVVGYVSLIRSCPAVTLTLLIFFALPQFGISLDPTPAAILALTISTAAFNCEIWRAALINFPRDQYDAALAFAMPRTVRFRRIVMPQIWRASLPGLVNEMTLQIKSTPAVAVIGIVEITRAALRVGARTYDPLPPFVFALVLYGLIVFVLVKAQRIIERRQPVEART; translated from the coding sequence ATGAACGCCTTCGACTATTGGAGCATCGCTCAGGGGGCGCTGGCGACCGTGGTTCTTTCGGTCGTCAGCATCGTGCTCGGTGTCCCGCTGGGGCTCGGCCTCGCACTGATCCGCTGGGCACGCGTGCCGTTCCTGAACCGCATCGTCGTCGGCTATGTGAGCCTCATCCGCTCATGTCCGGCCGTGACGCTCACGCTACTGATCTTTTTTGCGCTGCCGCAGTTCGGCATCTCGCTCGATCCGACACCGGCCGCGATACTCGCGCTCACCATCAGCACCGCCGCATTCAACTGCGAGATCTGGCGCGCGGCCCTGATCAACTTTCCGCGCGATCAATACGACGCGGCGCTCGCCTTCGCGATGCCGCGGACAGTGCGCTTTCGCCGCATCGTGATGCCACAGATCTGGCGCGCAAGCCTGCCGGGCCTCGTCAACGAAATGACCTTGCAGATCAAGTCGACGCCCGCAGTCGCCGTGATCGGCATCGTCGAGATCACGCGCGCGGCTTTGCGCGTCGGCGCCCGCACCTATGATCCATTACCGCCTTTCGTTTTTGCGCTCGTGCTTTACGGGCTGATCGTGTTCGTGCTCGTCAAGGCTCAACGCATAATCGAGCGCCGCCAACCCGTGGAGGCTCGCACATGA